TTTTGCCCCCTATCTGGGGTTCTTCCATCGCTTTCTGAATGCGGATATGTATATCGCGCTGGATCACGTGCAATTTGTAAATGGCACCAGCCGGGCTTGGACGCACCGCGACAAAATCAAGACCGAACAGGGTGAAAAATGGTTGACCGTTGGCGTAAAAAAGGCGCCGCGCGATACCGCGATTAACGATATTGAGCTTTCCACCACCGCCGACTGGCGGCGTGATAATCTGCGCCTGCTCGAACAGCATTATCGCAATGCCCCGTTTTTTGCCGAAATGATGCCGGAGATAAACCGTTTGTACGCCCAACCATTCCGCATGCTGCGCGATTTCAATATGGCCTCCATAGAAATGCTGATGGACTTGCTCGATGTGCGCATTCCCTGGGTATGGTCAAGCGGCTTGGATCCGGTTGGGACAAAAAACGAATTGCTGGTTGATTTGCTGCGGAAGGTTTCCGCCACGCACTACTGTTCCGGCGTAGGCGCGCGGGATTATTTCGATCCGGCTCCTTTCAGGGAAGCGGGGATTGAAGTCGTATGGCAAAAATTTACTCCCCCCGCGTATCCCCAGCTTTATGGTAAATTTGTTCCGTATTT
The Nitrospinota bacterium genome window above contains:
- a CDS encoding WbqC family protein, coding for MNRKAVVIHQPDFAPYLGFFHRFLNADMYIALDHVQFVNGTSRAWTHRDKIKTEQGEKWLTVGVKKAPRDTAINDIELSTTADWRRDNLRLLEQHYRNAPFFAEMMPEINRLYAQPFRMLRDFNMASIEMLMDLLDVRIPWVWSSGLDPVGTKNELLVDLLRKVSATHYCSGVGARDYFDPAPFREAGIEVVWQKFTPPAYPQLYGKFVPYLSSIDLLFNCGVEKSREILKGCQ